In Ignavibacteria bacterium, the sequence TGCAAGGTTGACGGTCGGGTCGTTATTGTCGTTAAGAATAAGTTTCATAACAATGAAAATATAAAAATAAGTTATAAGATTTAATTCAAAAGAGACTGCTACGAAGACAAAACGGATAATTTAGAGCTGTTATCAGTAATCTGTAATCAGTGATCAGGGGTTTTTCAGAGACCAATTTGAGACCAATCTGAGTACAAGATAACCGAAAGATTAAGAAAAAATGAAAGTGCGATTTTTGAGCATTTTCAGGGATTTGAAACTTAAAAAATAACAGAGAAATTTTATAAGCATATTTTACATACTCCTTTCATTATTAATCACAACAAAAACTAAAATCTGGACACGGCAACTTTTGGTCGATTTTTTTGTACGGATTATAAGAGACAGGAAATACATGGATTTATTTTAAGAAAAAGATTTTTTTAAGGCGAAAAATATTTTTAAAATGAGAATTTTCGTGGCACAATTTCGAAAAATTTTGTGATTAATAATGAAGGGAGCATGTAGTTGATGGTTGTCGGGTGATAGTTGATAGTTTTCTGCCGTGATTGATGAGGCAAGCAAAAAACATGCACTTGACGATGATAAATTATCATGATAAGATCCCCGATAAGAGCACTCGGGGATGACAGGATGGGGGGAGACAGTGTACAAAGTACAGCGTATAGCGGGCAGCGGGCAGCGGGCAGCCGACAGCGGACGGAAGAACTGTGAGCAGTAAGAAGTAAGAGATAAGAAGTGAAAGTGCGAAAAAAGTAAAAACCCCTTGATGAGATCCCCTGTAAGAACACCATGGGACGACAGAATGGGATTGGATTTAAATTGAGAGAGGAGGGACTGATGTTATCATGATGAGATCCCCGATAAGAGCACTCGGGGGTGACAGAATAGGGGGCAGCGACAGAATGGAAGAGCGGATAAGAGGAGATCTATATACAAAAATATTTATGTTGTATGTTTCGGGATTAGTTATTAGAATGCAGAAGAATATTTTAGCTCACTTTAATTTATAAGAATTATGAAGAAGTTAATTCTAACTACAGCTATAGCAATAATTCTGAATTTCATTTCTGCAGTTTCTTATTCACAGTCTTTCACGGACGTTGTTGCACTTCAAAGAGTTTACTTTACAGGAAATAATATATTTAATTACTTTCAGAACACGGGGATATTCAATCAAAACACAACAAACGGAAACACTGCCGGTTTATTCTGGGCGGCGGATTCTATGAAGAGTTACTGCTTTACGGCGGGGTTCAATATGTCGGCAATAATAAACGGCAAACTCGCACAGTTAGCAGGATCTTACAAGGGAGAATATGCTCCGGGTTATTTTATTGATTCATTGTACAATACAAATACGGATATGAAACTTTATAAAGTTAACAGGACTGATAATTCATGGAATAATCCTGACTATGCAAACTGGTATAAAATGATTCCGTTCGGCGCTCCCTTTGAAGACATAAACAATAACTGCATTTATGACGACGGTATTGACAAGCCCGGTGTACCAGAAGCGAGCCAGACTTTATTTATAGTATATGCAGACGGGGATTTGTCACAAAGAAGTCCAGGTGAAGGTTTTGGCGGCGGAATTAAAAATCCGATATTCGGTACAGAAGTACGCTTGACAGTATGGGCTTATGAGATTTATTTACCTGATGTACAATACATGAGATATCAGATTGTAAACAAAAGCAAAAATACATGGGACAGTACGTACTTCGGAATATTTGCCGATCCTGATTCTCCTCTGCCAGATTTTGCAAGTTATAGAGATATTCCCGGATGCGACACACTTTTAAATCTTGGTTACAGCTGGAATAATGATTCTACTTTTGTTTGCGGGGCTTACGGCGTTCAGCTTTTACAGGGACCTTATAATAAAGTTACCGGGGATACGATTGGAATGACAGCGTTTACTTTCAGCAGAATGCAATATCTTTGTCAAGGAGAAGCAAACGGAGAGCCGCGAAGTGCGTACAACTACATGAAAGGATACAAGACAGACGGTACGTCGTTTCTTGACCCAACATACACACCATACAAAAAGACAAAGTTTGCGTTTTCGGGAGACCCTGAAACGAATGCGGGATGGACGCCTGCAAAAGGATTTATCTTTAATTGCGGCGGGGTTGACACGGGGGCTATTATTCTGCTACCCGGATATGACGATAAATTTCTTTTAGGAACGGGAGCGGATAATTTGAGAATTATGCCGGGTGATACGCAGAATGTGTACTTTTCACAATTACTTGCTAAAGGAATAACGAATAAGAACTCAGTAACAAAGCTTAAGTCTCTTGCATATTCTAATATAGTGTTTTTCAAGTCGGGCATGGCACAAGACGTTGAGAAGAACTGCGGAAGCGTAAAACCAATACCTGATGATTTCGGGATATCGCAGAATTTTCCAAATCCATTTAACGGCAGCACGATTATACGGTATAGTATTCCGAGAAGTTCATACGTAAAAATTACCATTTATGATATGCTCGGGAAAGAGATTGCAGTGCCTGTGAACGGACAGATATCGGCGGGTTATTATGAAACGAGCATATCGGCAAAGAACCTTTCATCTGGGATATATTTTTACAGGATGGAAGTTACGGATAATACAGTAAGCAATTCTTTGAAACTCGGAAGGGTTTACAAGATGGCCGTGATTAAATAATGGGATATGTCCTTATTTTGTTAAAGTCATTTTCTTAATGTCATACAAAACGTTATCACCGATAACCGGCAGAAGTAAATCCCGCTTGAGAAGGCAGAAGCATTCAAGTCAAACTCAAACGTACCGGGAGAAAGTTTACTGATTAGAACGAGTTAGTTAATGTACAAAATCAGAAAACAGGATTTTTGAAGTTAAAGTACCGGTTAATTTTCAATGATTAATTCATTGAATCACAGTATTCTAACGAAACGATAAATACGTTGTATAAATTTGGGGAAAGCGATATTTTATATATATCCATTGTAAGGAGTATAATTATTATACATGAAAAATATTGCTAAGACGTCAGTTTTCGACTCGCTGGTTGTGTATTATTTTTCGGGAACCGGGAATGCACTGAGAGCTTCGGAATGGATTTCCGAAGCAGCCGAAAAGTACAATATGGTAATTCATCTTCATTCCATTGACAGGTTTGATAAAATCATTCCCCCGGAATTGAAAGACAAAACACTGATTGCTTTTTGCTATCCAACACACGGTTTTAATCCAGCTCCGCTAATGCTTAATTTTATTGTTAAATTTCCGCGGGGTAAATCATCCATTGTTCTTATCAACACAAGGGGTGGACTGAAATTCAGAAATGTATATTTTCCGGGTATAAGCGGACTGGCACAGCTTCTTCCGATGCTGATTCTTTTCTTGAAGGGTTATAAAATCAGGGGTTCGCTACCGTTTGATATGCCGTCTAACTGGATTTCTATTCATCCCGGCCTTACAGATTCTGCCGTAAAGGATATCATTAAAAGAAGAAGAGAACAAATCTTCAGGTTTGCGGAAAGACTTTTAGAAAAAGGCAGAGCGTTTAGTTATAAATTTTTTGTTTATATGCCTCTTGATATATTTGTTGTACCTATAACAGTCGGTTATTATTTCTGCGGAAGGTATATATTAGCAAAATCTTTTTTTGCATCTGCTGATTGTAATGACTGTAGAATTTGCGTTGATAACTGTCCAACACAATCAATCAGGCTAATAAATAACAGACCGTACTGGAAATACACATGCGAAAGCTGCATGAGGTGCATAGGAATCTGCCCCAAAAAGTCTATACAGACTGCTCATTCATTCGTTATTACTATGATTTATTTATTTTCACTTATTCCGGTTACTGCAGCGGCGGTTAATATACTCGATCTGAAATCTTCCGGCATATTGCAGGATATTATTGTACGCGTGATAAACTGGATAGCAGTGTTTATATTTATGGTTGCGGGATATTTTATCTTTTCACAGATGCTGCGCATAAAAATAGTTAACCGTATTTTCGAATATACATCTTTCACGCGATATTGGAAAAGATATATTGTTCCGGAAATAAAACCAAAAGACTTCCATTTCAAATAAATGATGTTCGGTTTTTCAAAATAAATGTTATAATGGAATGTATGTAAAGTACATACTTATAATTATTGTGGACAGGGCCGGAATCGAATCCCGATGTATCGGGACTTTTCAGAATTACTCGTTACCAATGGCGTGTGTCGTTAATCCTTGAAAATCCTTATTCAAAATTTGTTTGGGACATTTCTTTAATTTCTTGTTATCCGATAAAATCAACACGAATTCCCTCTGCATATACACACTTTTATACACAGTTGTAAAATGTTAAGGATTATGAGATTTTTCAGATATGAACTTAACTGCCTCAGAAAAGTGATACTTAGTGTACCAAAGATGAGTGGACAGGGCCGGAATCGAACCGGCGACACACGGCTTTTCAGGCCGTTGCTCTACCTACTGAGCTACCTGTCCTATATATTTTTTAACAACAACTTTGCGGCTTTTTCCCGAGAACTCGGGATTGCTCTACTCCCGATATATCGGGACTACCTGTCCTAAATTAAAGAGTTACAAATATATTAATTTAACGGTTTAAAATAAAGTAATAAAGATGTATTATTATCAACTCTTTTATTTTTATTGGGGCTGTTTGGTTATTTTTTAGATGTTCTCCAACTTTTTAAGTCATAATAATAAGTTTCTGTATAGGTCTGCGTACTTTCTTAGCCTTTGCAAGAAAATCGTTTTCTTCATCACGATAGCCGAGTGCAAAAAGGGCAGCACTTTTAAGCCCTCTATCTTTAAGGTTTAGAATTTTATCAACTTCATCAGGAGAGAAACCTTCTATCGGTATCGAATCAACGCCTTCAAGTGCTGCGGCAGTAATTGCCGTTCCAAGCGTTAAATATGTTTGTCTTACTGCCCACTCATGTTTTTCTTTTGCGGTCCGACTGTTTACAAACTTCATTATATGGTGCTTAAGTTTTTCAAGTTTATCAATAGTCAAGTTCCTTTCTGCGGCGACGAAACTCAGATAATCCTGAACATGTATTTCTGTCACATTATCCCAAGCTGCAAAAACTAATAAATGGGAGCATTCTGTAACCTGCGGCTGGTCAAATGCGGCTAACCTTATTCTCTTTTTAAGATCTTCGCTTTCAATCATATAGATATTATATGGCTGTAATCCGTATGCAGAAGGTGATAGTCTTACAGCTTCCAAAATTCTGTTTATCTTTTCTTCGGGTAGTTTAAAGCCGTTCATTCTCTTAACTGCATAACGCCAGTTTAGTGCTTCGAGTAATTGCATACATAATTTCCTTTACTAATTATTTTAAATGTTAATAAATTAATTTATTATCATTAACTTCATTAAATTGTAATTTAACGATAGAATGAAGAAGATATAATTTATATTTCTTTAAAACAGGGAACAAATTTTTAACGTTTTATTATTAAATATTTTTGATTAGTTTTTATCAAACAATACATTATTATGAAAATATTTCTTGATTTACCGTTTATAGCTTCTATTGCCATTCTTTCGGTTATTTTCATTGTAATATTTATCGTAACCGAAAAACTCGTTATCCGGAAACTCCAGCAAGACATACTTCTGGAAAATCATACTGTAAGCGGATTCATATATAACGCAGTTTGCGTTGTATATGCTGTATTAATTGCTTTTGTTGTTTTTGTTATATGGACAGATCTTGAAAACACAAATGCAAAAATCGAGGGTGAAGCGAATAACCTTCTGAATCTGTATTATGATTCAAATGCTTATCCAGACTCTATCAAAAAGGAGATTCAATCAACAATCCGGGATTACACAAAAGAGGTCACTCAGGATGAATGGGTCAGCCTGGCTGAGGGAAAAAGCGACCCAGAAGCACAAAGATTGTTCATAAAACTGAACAGAATATTTCTTAGCATAAAATCCAGTGAAGTGGCAAATACTGAGGTTCTTTCTCAGTCACTTGACAATATGAAAGAAATCAGAGAATACAGAAGGCACCGTATTTTAAGCAGCAAACAGAATATGCCCGACATATTATGGCTAGTTTTGATAATTTCAGCAGTTATTATTATTGCATTTACTTTTCTCTTTAGCGTAAAAGTGGCGTGGCAAAATAATGTAATGACTGCTTTTTTAGTGTTTGTCAATGTACTTGTTTTATACCTTATATATGTACTTGATAATCCATTCAAGGGTTATGATGCCATAAAACCGGATGCATTTCAGCCACTGATAGATATTATTACCAGAGTTGCCAAGAAAACACCTTAATAATTATTAATAAATAGTTGACAGCATATTGGATGTCAGGTTAATCTTTATCAACACAGCAATATAATTTTAAACTTATTATCTAATGATAATCGATAAACTAAGCAATTCAGGCATATATGAATTTAAAAATGAAAGAATAAAAAAGGCTATTACTTTTATCAAATCAACGGACATTGATTCACTTCCTGACTGCATGTCTGAAATTGATGGTGAAAATATTTATGTAATAAAAAGTGTTTACAAAACGAAAAACAAGGAAGAGTCTTATCTTGAAGCTCACAAAAAGTACATTGATATTCAGTATATAGTAAGCGGTACCGAAAAGATAGGATATGCGCCTTTGAATTCACAGAAAATACATAAGGACTATGATGAAAAAAACGATTACGAACTTTATGGGGGCGAATGCTCTTACATAACTTTCAGCAAGGGTATGTTTGCAATACTCTTCCCCGAAGATTTACATAAGCCTGGTATAATTAATGACACTAATTCCGAAGATGTGACAAAGATTGTTGTAAAGGTAAGAGTTTAGTTAAATATCATAATAAAGTGTAATAAGGTACGGAGTTGAATAATCCGAATAAGATATTTTAAATTTTATAGTATAATAATGAAATTAAAATTAATATTATTATTATTTTTCATTTTACTTATGACGCCCTATCTGTTAAAAGCACAGGACTGTTATATTATTATGAAAATTAAAGGTACAATAGTGCTTGAAAGCACAGGACAAGTACTGCAGAAAGATGACCAGATATGCGGAGACGATAAGGTCATATTCAAGACACCGGATGCTGCTGCATTAGTACACAGTTCTGCAAAAGGCAGGTACACGTTAAAAGCTAATAAAAGCAAAGTGGGTGAGCTTGAAGGTGTTATTACCAGTGCTGTCTCTTCCGCATTATCAAAAAAAACAGCCAACCTCGAGACAAAGAGCCTCGATTTACCTGTTAGAGATGTGTTTGATGTTGTTTATTGTGTAATTGACAAATTTGAGTATACTATTGATGATAATGTGTTTCCCGTCAATGATGATAATTATTTCTTGATTCGTTTTAAATACAATAATATTCTTCAGGAAATAAGGTTAAATAATAACAATAATATTGTCTATCTGAACAAACAAGATATATCAGAAAAAATAGCAAATAATGGAGAAATTAACCTGATAGAGGATGTTGCATTGTATTATTACAGTGGTCAGGACTCAGATAATCTGAAAATAGTGGACGCATTTGATTTATCGCTTCCTGATGAAAAAGCACTTGCGAATGAGCTTTCAAATTTTAAAGTACTACTTAAGACTTCCGGCAGGTCAGATGGACAAATTCAGGATGATCTTATTGTGTATATGTATAATGCTTACGGTAATGTAAACAAGGATAGTTTTCTTAAATGGGTAAGCGATAATGTTAAATAAACACCTCGTTTAAGCGGGGCTTTATTCATTATTGTTAGAATTAATTACTTCCGTGATATTTTATTGTATATTTTGATATACAATAATTATATATTTTAGTTCAT encodes:
- a CDS encoding T9SS type A sorting domain-containing protein → MKKLILTTAIAIILNFISAVSYSQSFTDVVALQRVYFTGNNIFNYFQNTGIFNQNTTNGNTAGLFWAADSMKSYCFTAGFNMSAIINGKLAQLAGSYKGEYAPGYFIDSLYNTNTDMKLYKVNRTDNSWNNPDYANWYKMIPFGAPFEDINNNCIYDDGIDKPGVPEASQTLFIVYADGDLSQRSPGEGFGGGIKNPIFGTEVRLTVWAYEIYLPDVQYMRYQIVNKSKNTWDSTYFGIFADPDSPLPDFASYRDIPGCDTLLNLGYSWNNDSTFVCGAYGVQLLQGPYNKVTGDTIGMTAFTFSRMQYLCQGEANGEPRSAYNYMKGYKTDGTSFLDPTYTPYKKTKFAFSGDPETNAGWTPAKGFIFNCGGVDTGAIILLPGYDDKFLLGTGADNLRIMPGDTQNVYFSQLLAKGITNKNSVTKLKSLAYSNIVFFKSGMAQDVEKNCGSVKPIPDDFGISQNFPNPFNGSTIIRYSIPRSSYVKITIYDMLGKEIAVPVNGQISAGYYETSISAKNLSSGIYFYRMEVTDNTVSNSLKLGRVYKMAVIK
- a CDS encoding EFR1 family ferrodoxin (N-terminal region resembles flavodoxins. C-terminal ferrodoxin region binds two 4Fe-4S clusters.) — its product is MKNIAKTSVFDSLVVYYFSGTGNALRASEWISEAAEKYNMVIHLHSIDRFDKIIPPELKDKTLIAFCYPTHGFNPAPLMLNFIVKFPRGKSSIVLINTRGGLKFRNVYFPGISGLAQLLPMLILFLKGYKIRGSLPFDMPSNWISIHPGLTDSAVKDIIKRRREQIFRFAERLLEKGRAFSYKFFVYMPLDIFVVPITVGYYFCGRYILAKSFFASADCNDCRICVDNCPTQSIRLINNRPYWKYTCESCMRCIGICPKKSIQTAHSFVITMIYLFSLIPVTAAAVNILDLKSSGILQDIIVRVINWIAVFIFMVAGYFIFSQMLRIKIVNRIFEYTSFTRYWKRYIVPEIKPKDFHFK
- a CDS encoding NAD(P)H-dependent oxidoreductase, which encodes MQLLEALNWRYAVKRMNGFKLPEEKINRILEAVRLSPSAYGLQPYNIYMIESEDLKKRIRLAAFDQPQVTECSHLLVFAAWDNVTEIHVQDYLSFVAAERNLTIDKLEKLKHHIMKFVNSRTAKEKHEWAVRQTYLTLGTAITAAALEGVDSIPIEGFSPDEVDKILNLKDRGLKSAALFALGYRDEENDFLAKAKKVRRPIQKLIIMT
- a CDS encoding DUF4239 domain-containing protein → MKIFLDLPFIASIAILSVIFIVIFIVTEKLVIRKLQQDILLENHTVSGFIYNAVCVVYAVLIAFVVFVIWTDLENTNAKIEGEANNLLNLYYDSNAYPDSIKKEIQSTIRDYTKEVTQDEWVSLAEGKSDPEAQRLFIKLNRIFLSIKSSEVANTEVLSQSLDNMKEIREYRRHRILSSKQNMPDILWLVLIISAVIIIAFTFLFSVKVAWQNNVMTAFLVFVNVLVLYLIYVLDNPFKGYDAIKPDAFQPLIDIITRVAKKTP
- a CDS encoding YhcH/YjgK/YiaL family protein, which gives rise to MIIDKLSNSGIYEFKNERIKKAITFIKSTDIDSLPDCMSEIDGENIYVIKSVYKTKNKEESYLEAHKKYIDIQYIVSGTEKIGYAPLNSQKIHKDYDEKNDYELYGGECSYITFSKGMFAILFPEDLHKPGIINDTNSEDVTKIVVKVRV